attcaaatcaattttttatttttgggactagagagtgggggggggggggggagagagagagagagagagagagagagagagaaaaactcaaaataccaGAAAGTGCCAACCAGCCTGCATCCCAGCATTTTTGTGCAATTAACCCCTCCGGCCAAAGACTAGTGGTAGGTGGTCCCGCAGAGCTTTCAGAGAAGGGTAGCCTAGAGTTAAAACTTCAAGGCTCTTTGCAAGaaattggggtttttttttttttaatagttacaaCAGAGAGTGCAAATTTAAACTTAGAATGTCTCActtgaaaatactaaaaagtgTCAACTAGTTAAGTTTCAAGACTCTTTGCAAGAAATTGAGATTCACCGTGTAAGAAGAAAAAACCTTGTGAGCGAAATTAGAATTCACACGAAAAAGAAACCACACACGGTGAGTGAATCGTATCTCGCACATgctaaacaagaaaaatatcAGTCCTTTTTGGTCATGTTGTGCTTGAGGGCTTTGGGGTCAATCAAAAATTTAAAggtgaggaggaggaggaggaggtacaAATACATATAAGCTCTAGAAAACGTCCCCACCACAAATATAAAAAGTGGGGTTGGGGTTGTTGAAATGCCAACCTTACCTTTTAATGggttactattattattattgggtaGTGCCCTACCTTGTCACCATTCCATCCATCAAAAAGTTCCATCTATTACTCATAGCCCCACAACATGGCATCAGAAAAATACACAAACCAACCTTCAATTTCACCTTTACACAGTGGCCACCTAGTCCCACACCCTGAATGAGATATATCTCCCTTGCCCCAAATTGATTCAAGTTTTATCCTCATCAACAAACGAAAAATGGAAAATAGAATAAGGATCACATAAATATAGGGCATTGGGGTAAGGACAACACGTGAGGCACGTGTCAGACTTTGCCGACATAACTGGCCCCTATCTATTAGGGACACATTTTGGGGATCACATGATCATTCAGCTGAATACTATTCAACTTTACCCCCTCACGGAAAACAAGTCATGTCCTAAATTATCTAGATTTAAAgagtaaaaatacgtgtaacgttaattaaaaactgaaaacatatgtTTAAATGAATATACCAAAAAatagttctaatttttttttaacacttgaGTGTACTATACAAATCATTATCACATTTGATCCTATACAATGTCATAGAATCATGTTCTTCATAGGACACATAAAATAGAAGATTGGAAGACATACGGAAAACCCATCATGTGGATTAAAAATATTCCCACATGCTTTTCCTATAATTTTCAACATATCCATTTTATGCAATACAACTGTTCGTCAATTCCAATGAGTAAGTTCTCTAGATCAATCACTTTCAAAGTATCAAGTGCATGAATAAATATCTTGACTAAGCCTTATgtcaatggaattcaaatctTTCAAATAATTGTAGTACCGCAATTAAAAGTTACACAATGGATACATAGAAAATTAAGCAACCATGCGTAAACAAAGTGTGCacgtgaaaaaagaaaaaaagaaaaaaaaagaaagagtggGATCAAGCACAATTGATAGATACATTGGGCCAGGCATATTTTAATATGATGATGAATTTAGAGCAAAGATGGGATtcttcaatttgtttttcaaaactcaaaaaacccTACAAAACACAACAGGCTGTTTCAATAACAACAGAAAGCATAGAGTTGTTTTCAACCCCTGGCTGATATAGATATCCATCACATAAAATTGAAGCCTTATGATTCTATCTCCACATGCAAAAAGTTAAATGtcaaaacataagaaaatgtaAAGTTAAACTTGAGAAGATGAATAACACCTTATGAACAAGTGCAACATCTTGCATCAAATAGACTGCAATACTACAGAAACAAATATCTATCTTGACAAACATTAATctcctaatatatatatgtatagtaTGTATTCCAAAAGCATAGAAAAACATAGAAGTGTATCATTTAATTACACTATTAGCTTATAAGAAGCTAGAACTAAGCACCAATTCTTGACCTCATAAGGCAGGAAGAGATGCTAATACTACAGAAGCATAGAATGGTTCTTAACCGGTTAAATATAGTTTAGTACTCAAGAGACCCCACAGACGTTATTCCAGAGCTCAAATTTCTTGAGTCCTGCCGGCCTGTGTAGTCGTCACAGCTGTTACTGGACAGCCTCTGAATTGGTACAGAATTCAGAAGCTCTAGACCTCGCTTGCCCATTTGCTGCACTTCTTGTGGTGACAGTATTTTGATACACCACACACTGTTTACAAACTCCCTGgtgtataattaaaaaaaaaaaaagcattgtcTTATCAATCACCTATCAcagttttatttataaataaaagaggcaaaaaaaataatgatggaAACTCACGGCCAGGGGTCATCACCGAGGAGAAGAACATCATTCTCCCGGTCTACAAATACAAGCTGCCAGCCTGATCTCAGGGGGTCCTCCAACTCGCCTTCAAGGCCAAACATTTGAGCCAGCTCACCACGCAACTCATGGTAGCTACTAAATTTTGTGATATCCAGTGACCTACCAAAGGACCCTGACTTGTGAACCTGTTAATATTTACAATAGTCAAATCagaaacaagaaagaaagaaaagttaaatataCTAGGAATATGATTAAGAAAAACAATCTATTGCATACACAACATAAACCCAAAAAGGCAGCCCACCTTAACAAAGGTTCGGGTTGGTGGATTTACTTGGCCCACGTTTTCTGGAGACTGCAGGAAACCAGACTCATCAATGCAACTGGAAGGTGTTATTGCTGGATTAAGTGAGAAATCTGAGCCTGCAGTACTCATATAATTAGAGGAAGGGAAGGGTACGGTTGTGGAGTTGCTATCGCTGCCAACTCCCTTAAGACCTGACATCCCATTCTGCATTAGAAGGGTTGATGGCTCTATATTAACTCCAAATAGAAGATGGCTGTGAGGGTCAGTGCTCCCTTGGTCTATTGAGCACTCCCTCCCAGGAAAGGGTGGAAGAGAAATAGAATTTGAAGAGATGTTAGCCTGAGGCATTCCCAACTTCTCCGCCTGGGGCAGAACACAATGAGAAGCTCCAGAGGAGAAAAGAGGCTCAACTGCAGCTCGCTTAGATGGCCAGGTAGTAGAAGATATCAAGGAGCTAGTTCTGGGCAGGTTGAGAAGGTGGGATGATTCATCCTGGGGAAATGAACCCAACAGACTGTGTAGAGGAGAGACAATAGGACTGGTAACAGGATTCCCATTAGAATCAGAAAAACTCTGCTGTTGGCAAAGAGAAGGAATTGCTTGCAAGGATGGTGATTGGGATTGAGAGGATGAAGCAAACTGAGACATTGTAGAGACAGCACTTGGAATCTGTTGATGGTCAACCAGTTGcggctgctgctgctgctgctgctgttgttgttgttgttgctgctgctgctgctgctgttgctgttgctgctgctgctgctgctgctgttgctgttgctgctgctgatgatgatgatgatgattattgaACGAGTGCTGATGCTGCAATTGTTGCTGAAGAAGTTGTGATTGAGCTTGAGCGTGAGAGTGAGATTGATGCTGGTTTTCCTGAACACCTTGTAGAAAAGCCTGTTGAGATTGTGAGTGCTGCACCATCTGGGGCTGCATCAAAGCAGCAGACCTACTTTGGAGATTCTGTGGTTGCTGGAATTGCAAAAGGGATGTAGGTGGTGCTTTGGAAGGATCCACAGCTCTCATTTCCTGCAGTGCAGCAGCAGCCATAGCTTGATACATATCAGTTTGCAAACCAAGCATGGAAGCATCAAGCCTTGGTTGCATCCATGGAGAGACCCCAATTCCCTGAAAGTTCAAAGATTGGATTCCACGATCTCCATTATCACGGAGCCACATGAGAGGAGAATTAACTCCCAGATCTTCATCCTTAATACCTTAAAGCAGAAAACATCAACAAAGAGAGTTGAAACTTTAGCCTCGATGGTTTAAGAGAATGGGAGTATGAGATGCGTTGTAGAATGTCAAAATATAATGCATAGCCCTAGGTAGGAGAAGATGAGTACCATGGAAAGATGGAAGTCCTGGTGGCCAAGGTCGCTTAAGCCTGAGAGGAAATGGAGATGGATACATTGGGAATGTTGTCAATGGTTCAATCTCCCATAGTGACACTCTTGGCTGCCTATCCCCTGCTGTGGATTCATCCCAGCCAACCTGCAACCATCATAACAACATTCACAATTTGATCTATTCATAATAGGATGGAGAATTAACCTGAAAGAAAATTGCCCTAGACAAGGTAATATTCTATCAAGTTACTTGTcaatacataaaaattatatcacCATTTGTTCTCAACAAACCTTGACAGAGCGCCAATGTGAATTTGGCCACTTTACAGGATCCAAGTCGCTTATGCCAGTTATCGTACCCATGTAGCTGAACAATATACAATGATCAGTccatatttcaaatttaaaagttaacgtcttgggaaaaaattatttgctacaaagataacaaataaaaagacaGCAATTTATCGGCCACAAAGGCATTTAATAGGAGCTCAATCAAGTGTAATACACACGTCATGCCTATTCAATCCAACCACAATTTACCCAAAGAGCTTTGTTTGTATATTGAAATACCAAATGATTAAAATATCTCATTGTTCTCTACATTGTCATGGATTTTATATTCAAAACATTGACCCGGATTTAAATATCCATTTAACATTCTCGCCCCTAAAATGTTGATAGTCGTTAATATATCACAGACTTTGTATAATTTTACTCCATAATATTCTATTTCATAGATTATCTGGGCCTGCTAACATGCTTCAGAGTgatctattaaaatattaatttaggaAAACAGAGAGGCGCAGACAAAGTGACTAACAAGAACTGGTTTGACACCTACCGACGGACACTTGATTCTTCTGTTTCAAATAGCATCCTAAAGCGCATCCCAACAGATACACGAGTATGATAGACTGCTTTAACATACTTGGCCAGTGGTATGACAAATTCCGATGGGCTAGCTCTGAAAGAAGATTGATGTTAATTTAGAGGAAGCTGgtcatttgaaaaaatatataatttataccaCCAATGAAGAATTGTACCTTGGGTTATAGAATATGGTAAAACGGCTGTTGGTTGCAGCTGCGTGAGCTGCAGCAGCAAGAAGACCCAAGTGCATGCTATCACTAGATAAAACTGATGACGGCATCACAGTTTGTGGTCGATTAGCACGCCGGATACCAAGGAGTAATTGATTCTTTTCATTcctgatgaacaagatgacatatCAGTCTGACCCAAAAAACACTAtgtataatatttatctatgttcatataaatttaaagaagCAAGTTATGTGAAAGAGTCAGATAAGTTGTAATCTCCATGCCTTGCACACACAGTATATGATGCACGTACAGAGATTTTTCTCAGCAAGTACATCAAGAGAAGTTTTAGCTCAAAAAGGGCCTGATGGCCGGACCCAAACATATTTTATATTGTGCTTTTCTCTAAACCTACCGAGATGTATTTATCGACTTTCCAAGACAATGAATAGGTTACATAGCTCGGATCACCCAGAAAAGTTTTCTAGACCACAGGAATATCAATGGACAAATACAACAAGCAATGGGAGAGATACAGgagaatgagaaagaaaaattattctaTGTCCTAATCCAAGTACAAAAAAGGTGAAAATGTCAATATCAGGGGATTAGCAAACTGCCTACCAGATAAAAAGCACTGAATCGCCAGCAACAAGTCTTTTAGCACTTACAAATACACTCCAGCCAGTTGTAAGAAGGTGCCTTTTGGGCTGGCCTGCATGAAAACAAAAAGGTAACGATCTTTAAGAGAGCATTTAGTTTAACTTGTAATGCACCCCAACCTCTGAACTGTGGAAAGTACAACACTACCTTCAATTATACATGATAAAAACCCTTACAAAGAGTGCAATTAGCTAGAAATATGCCAACAAAACTGTCGACATTTGGCTTACACTAATTAAAAGGATTCAAACTCAAATCTCACCATCTACCGCACTTCTTTTCTCTAagattttgaaaagaaatttaaaaaataaaaggcaacAAAAATCATCCTTTTTTATACTGGTTGACTTAAAATACTCACCACGAAATATATGTCTAAATTTCCATTCATTATCATGCAGATCCCTTGCAATTAACTCTTGAGCAGGAGGCTGCTGGGAGAAGTCCTGCAGGTTGGAAGTTTGATGTGAGAAACAACACGAGATTTTGAAccacaagaaaatcaaaaattgatGACCGTATCTtcagttaaaaaatatttaccaGTGGAGGAAACACTTTTTCAGCTGCTCGGCGAGGAACAGAGAAACCTCcatgagtgcttgtgtcactggcTGTCAAAGTTTTACAAAAATAGTTTGTTGGCTGTTTGCTGGGGGTGCCCAGCTCTGCTGGGAGGTAGGCATCCTTCTGCTCTTGCTGCAGATTAAGGTCATTATCAAAATGTGAACCAATTAATATGGTCAACAAACCAAAATGCGAATAAATACACAGTTGCATACCGGATTCAGAGGTTGCAAGGTCATCTGAGCATATACTTCATCTGTCTCAACATCTGCCTGAAGTTAACAAATTTGGATCCATCACGCACTGGCCTATAATAATTCAGAAACCAGAACAAACAAAGCTAGAAAACCCTTACATGCATGGTCACGTTGTGAAGTTGAC
The sequence above is drawn from the Castanea sativa cultivar Marrone di Chiusa Pesio chromosome 5, ASM4071231v1 genome and encodes:
- the LOC142636208 gene encoding auxin response factor 6 encodes the protein MVLCSERGGMRLSSAGFSPQSQEGEQRVLNSELWHACAGPLVSLPAVGSRVVYFPQGHSEQVAASTNREVDAHIPNYPSLPPQLICQLHNVTMHADVETDEVYAQMTLQPLNPQEQKDAYLPAELGTPSKQPTNYFCKTLTASDTSTHGGFSVPRRAAEKVFPPLDFSQQPPAQELIARDLHDNEWKFRHIFRGQPKRHLLTTGWSVFVSAKRLVAGDSVLFIWNEKNQLLLGIRRANRPQTVMPSSVLSSDSMHLGLLAAAAHAAATNSRFTIFYNPRASPSEFVIPLAKYVKAVYHTRVSVGMRFRMLFETEESSVRRYMGTITGISDLDPVKWPNSHWRSVKVGWDESTAGDRQPRVSLWEIEPLTTFPMYPSPFPLRLKRPWPPGLPSFHGIKDEDLGVNSPLMWLRDNGDRGIQSLNFQGIGVSPWMQPRLDASMLGLQTDMYQAMAAAALQEMRAVDPSKAPPTSLLQFQQPQNLQSRSAALMQPQMVQHSQSQQAFLQGVQENQHQSHSHAQAQSQLLQQQLQHQHSFNNHHHHHQQQQQQQQQQQQQQQQQQQQQQQQQQQQQQQQQQPQLVDHQQIPSAVSTMSQFASSSQSQSPSLQAIPSLCQQQSFSDSNGNPVTSPIVSPLHSLLGSFPQDESSHLLNLPRTSSLISSTTWPSKRAAVEPLFSSGASHCVLPQAEKLGMPQANISSNSISLPPFPGRECSIDQGSTDPHSHLLFGVNIEPSTLLMQNGMSGLKGVGSDSNSTTVPFPSSNYMSTAGSDFSLNPAITPSSCIDESGFLQSPENVGQVNPPTRTFVKVHKSGSFGRSLDITKFSSYHELRGELAQMFGLEGELEDPLRSGWQLVFVDRENDVLLLGDDPWPEFVNSVWCIKILSPQEVQQMGKRGLELLNSVPIQRLSSNSCDDYTGRQDSRNLSSGITSVGSLEY